The following proteins are encoded in a genomic region of Roseinatronobacter sp. S2:
- a CDS encoding DUF4864 domain-containing protein: MRALFAAMGLVLAVNTAQAQDSAGIRQIIEDQIEALQADDFDRAFSYASPDIKRLFGTPDRFGAMVQDGYPMVYRPEDVTMLEQSQTPAGVVQRVMIRDAQGRLHFLAYQMVPAGDGWQIGGVQLLRASETGV; this comes from the coding sequence ATGCGGGCCTTGTTCGCGGCCATGGGTCTTGTGCTGGCGGTCAACACTGCGCAGGCACAAGACAGCGCCGGTATACGCCAGATTATCGAAGACCAGATTGAAGCACTTCAGGCGGATGATTTTGACCGCGCCTTCAGCTATGCCAGCCCCGATATCAAACGCCTGTTCGGGACGCCCGACCGCTTTGGGGCTATGGTGCAGGACGGCTATCCGATGGTCTATCGCCCTGAAGATGTCACCATGCTGGAGCAGTCCCAAACCCCTGCCGGTGTGGTCCAGCGTGTCATGATCCGCGATGCGCAGGGGCGGTTGCATTTTCTGGCCTATCAGATGGTGCCCGCAGGCGATGGCTGGCAGATTGGCGGTGTGCAACTGTTAAGGGCATCTGAAACGGGGGTCTGA
- a CDS encoding lysine--tRNA ligase, whose amino-acid sequence MSALRDAALTSKAWPFEEARKLVARIKGKTPEKGYVLFETGYGPSGLPHIGTFGEVARTTMIRRAFELICDTPTRLICFSDDVDGMRKVPDNVPDPVALREHLQRPLTSVPDPFGKYESFGHHNNAMLRRFLDTFGFEYEFISATEYYKSGKFDEVLLRAAERYGDIMAVMLKSLRDERQQTYSIFLPIHPETGRVLYVPMKHVDGKNGTITFDDEDGREWTLPVTGGNVKLQWKPDFGARWAALDVDFEMYGKDHSTNTPIYDRICEILGGKKPEHFVYELFLDENGEKISKSKGNGLTIDEWLTYASTESLSYYMFLKPRTAKRLSWDVIPKAVDEYHQQLRAYPDQTPEQQVANPVWHIHGGMPPASNMVVSFAMLLNLASVAGSTGKEGLWGFIRRYAPNAAPETHPDLDQAAGFALAYFRDFVAPARQFRAPEPQERAAMEDMAARLRAWQGGLDAEELQTLAFAVGKDHGFENLRDWFKALYEVLLGQSQGPRFGGFIALYGVDETVALIERALAGELA is encoded by the coding sequence ATGTCCGCACTGCGTGATGCTGCCCTGACATCCAAAGCCTGGCCCTTTGAGGAGGCCCGCAAACTGGTTGCGCGGATCAAGGGCAAGACACCTGAAAAGGGATATGTGCTGTTTGAAACGGGCTATGGCCCGTCCGGCCTGCCGCATATCGGCACCTTTGGCGAGGTGGCGCGCACGACCATGATCCGCCGCGCATTCGAGTTGATCTGTGACACGCCGACGCGGTTGATCTGCTTCTCGGATGATGTGGATGGCATGCGCAAAGTGCCGGACAATGTGCCCGATCCGGTGGCGTTGCGCGAACATCTGCAACGCCCGCTGACATCGGTGCCCGACCCGTTCGGCAAATATGAAAGCTTCGGCCATCATAACAACGCCATGTTGCGCCGGTTTCTGGATACGTTCGGGTTTGAATACGAATTCATCAGCGCGACCGAATATTACAAATCCGGCAAATTCGACGAGGTGCTGTTGCGTGCCGCCGAACGCTATGGCGACATCATGGCGGTGATGCTGAAAAGCCTGCGCGACGAACGCCAGCAGACCTATTCCATTTTCCTGCCCATCCACCCCGAGACGGGCCGCGTGCTGTATGTTCCGATGAAACATGTGGACGGCAAGAATGGCACCATCACATTCGATGATGAAGACGGGCGTGAATGGACCCTGCCTGTGACTGGTGGGAATGTGAAACTGCAATGGAAGCCCGATTTCGGCGCGCGCTGGGCGGCGCTGGATGTCGATTTCGAAATGTATGGCAAGGATCATTCGACCAACACACCCATCTATGACCGTATTTGCGAAATTCTGGGCGGCAAGAAGCCCGAGCATTTTGTCTATGAGTTGTTTCTGGATGAGAATGGCGAGAAGATCAGCAAATCCAAGGGCAACGGCCTGACGATTGATGAATGGCTGACCTATGCCAGCACGGAATCGCTGTCGTATTACATGTTCCTGAAGCCGCGCACCGCAAAGCGCCTGTCATGGGATGTGATCCCCAAGGCGGTGGATGAATATCACCAGCAGTTGCGCGCCTATCCCGACCAGACGCCGGAACAGCAGGTGGCAAACCCCGTGTGGCACATTCATGGCGGCATGCCGCCCGCGTCGAATATGGTGGTCAGTTTTGCGATGTTGCTGAACCTTGCATCTGTGGCGGGGTCGACGGGCAAAGAGGGGCTTTGGGGCTTTATCCGCCGCTATGCGCCCAATGCGGCCCCCGAAACCCACCCTGATCTTGATCAGGCGGCAGGGTTCGCGCTGGCCTATTTCCGCGATTTCGTGGCGCCTGCGCGGCAGTTCCGTGCGCCAGAACCGCAGGAACGCGCCGCCATGGAAGATATGGCCGCGCGGTTGCGTGCGTGGCAAGGCGGGCTGGACGCCGAGGAATTGCAGACACTGGCTTTTGCTGTTGGCAAGGATCACGGGTTTGAAAACCTGCGCGACTGGTTCAAGGCGCTATACGAGGTGCTTCTGGGCCAGTCGCAGGGGCCGCGTTTCGGCGGGTTTATCGCACTTTATGGCGTGGATGAAACGGTTGCCCTGATTGAGCGCGCATTGGCGGGGGAACTGGCATAA
- a CDS encoding tellurite resistance TerB family protein: protein MSPLPHPLSPQDCLVALMISVSAADQEIRTAELVAIQALVNHLPIFAEYDADRIKTIAQTVFDLLEEEDGLDALFGLVRENLPDKLNETAYTIACDVAASDGKLSQAELRLLEEIRHELQIDRLHAAAIERGARARHMRL from the coding sequence ATGTCGCCTCTGCCCCATCCGCTGTCGCCGCAGGACTGTCTGGTCGCGCTTATGATCTCTGTCTCGGCAGCAGATCAGGAAATCCGCACGGCCGAACTGGTGGCGATTCAGGCGCTTGTGAATCACCTGCCCATCTTCGCCGAATATGATGCCGACCGCATCAAGACCATTGCCCAGACCGTGTTCGACCTGCTGGAAGAAGAAGACGGGCTTGATGCCCTGTTCGGGCTGGTGCGCGAAAACCTGCCCGACAAGCTGAATGAGACCGCCTATACCATCGCCTGCGATGTGGCGGCATCGGATGGCAAGCTGTCACAGGCCGAATTGCGCCTGCTGGAAGAAATCCGCCACGAATTGCAGATCGACCGGCTGCACGCGGCGGCCATCGAACGCGGCGCACGGGCGCGCCATATGCGGCTGTAA
- a CDS encoding RNA polymerase sigma factor: MPKQRRHHDALLALRRRLFGYACALCPNLPNAEDLYQDTMLRAMSARSVPVDQTALRVWVFRIMRNLWIDGLRAAGRLPELTTDDDIDLQIVLDRPDDLTINRLAVRQAFMKLAKPHRDVLALVDIAGFSYAEASQLLEVPQGTIMSRISRARATLALSLQEDDTLIALPRAQGRRITGV, encoded by the coding sequence ATGCCCAAACAGCGCCGCCACCACGACGCGCTTCTGGCCTTGCGCCGCAGGTTGTTCGGCTATGCCTGCGCACTTTGCCCGAACCTGCCCAATGCCGAAGACCTGTATCAGGACACCATGCTGCGCGCCATGTCGGCCCGCAGTGTTCCGGTCGACCAGACCGCCCTGCGCGTGTGGGTGTTTCGCATCATGCGCAACTTGTGGATCGACGGGCTGCGTGCCGCAGGCCGCCTGCCCGAACTGACCACCGATGACGATATCGATCTGCAAATCGTGCTGGACCGGCCTGATGATCTGACCATCAACCGCCTTGCGGTGCGTCAGGCGTTCATGAAACTCGCAAAACCCCATCGTGACGTTCTGGCACTGGTGGATATCGCCGGCTTCAGCTATGCAGAGGCGTCTCAGTTGCTGGAAGTCCCGCAAGGAACCATCATGTCACGGATCAGCCGCGCCCGCGCCACTCTCGCCCTCAGCCTGCAAGAAGACGACACGCTCATTGCCCTGCCACGCGCGCAGGGCCGTCGCATCACCGGGGTCTGA
- a CDS encoding sulfite oxidase, with protein sequence MPNKERGLIELYNDDPERAEYLVFGRKAGPDRRGFLRGAGLASMGAVLGTTIPFSSNMPAGLMPAALAETINEFSIESKHADMIVHNDRPMNVEAAAHLLDDDITPAAHHFIRNNGTMPMPMSKADWRLKIDGEVNEELELSYDDLMNDFEQVTMQAQLECGGNGRAGFNPLPRGNPWAIGAIGNAEWTGVRVRDILRRAGVKPSAVYTGHFSYDEHLSGDPDRPSISRGGPIDKMMDPGTIIALKMNGEDIPIEHGYPARIVAPGWAGSVSQKWVTRIWVRDREHDGPGMTGLSYRIPRFPVEAGAEVAHEDMMVMGSMIVKSAITNPIAGAETRAGAPFAIRGQAWAGDNHVVKMETSIDFGATWQVAQLHAPANRFAWQRWEQTVIPPMAGYYEVWARATDNQGNSQPMVVPGWNPRGYLNNACHRIHFTAV encoded by the coding sequence ATGCCAAATAAAGAACGTGGGCTTATCGAACTTTACAATGACGATCCCGAACGCGCGGAGTATCTGGTTTTTGGTCGCAAGGCCGGGCCGGACCGGCGCGGATTTCTTCGGGGCGCGGGACTTGCCTCTATGGGGGCGGTGCTGGGCACGACAATACCTTTCAGCAGCAATATGCCTGCGGGCCTTATGCCGGCGGCGCTTGCCGAAACCATCAACGAATTCAGCATCGAGTCCAAACATGCTGATATGATCGTGCATAATGACCGCCCCATGAATGTCGAAGCGGCGGCGCATTTGCTGGATGATGACATCACACCGGCGGCGCATCATTTCATCCGCAACAACGGCACCATGCCCATGCCCATGAGCAAGGCTGACTGGCGGCTGAAAATCGACGGCGAAGTGAATGAAGAGCTGGAACTGTCCTATGACGACCTGATGAATGACTTCGAACAGGTCACCATGCAGGCGCAGCTTGAATGCGGCGGCAACGGGCGCGCGGGCTTCAACCCGCTGCCACGCGGCAACCCGTGGGCCATCGGGGCCATCGGCAATGCCGAATGGACCGGTGTGCGCGTGCGCGACATCCTGCGGCGTGCAGGGGTGAAGCCTTCGGCGGTGTATACGGGCCATTTCAGCTATGATGAACACCTGTCCGGCGACCCCGACCGCCCCTCTATTTCGCGCGGCGGACCCATCGACAAGATGATGGACCCCGGCACAATTATCGCGCTGAAAATGAACGGCGAGGATATTCCCATTGAACACGGGTATCCCGCGCGCATCGTGGCCCCCGGCTGGGCAGGCTCGGTCAGTCAGAAATGGGTCACCCGCATCTGGGTGCGTGACCGCGAACATGACGGCCCCGGCATGACGGGCCTAAGCTACCGCATCCCGCGCTTCCCAGTCGAAGCGGGGGCAGAAGTCGCGCATGAAGATATGATGGTCATGGGGTCCATGATCGTGAAATCTGCCATCACCAACCCGATCGCGGGCGCGGAAACGCGTGCGGGCGCGCCTTTTGCCATTCGCGGGCAGGCGTGGGCAGGTGACAATCATGTAGTGAAGATGGAAACCTCGATCGATTTCGGGGCGACATGGCAGGTGGCGCAACTGCATGCACCGGCCAACCGCTTTGCATGGCAGCGCTGGGAACAGACCGTCATTCCGCCAATGGCCGGATATTACGAAGTTTGGGCACGCGCGACCGACAATCAGGGCAACAGCCAGCCCATGGTTGTGCCGGGCTGGAACCCGCGCGGATATCTGAACAACGCCTGCCACCGCATCCATTTCACCGCCGTGTAA
- a CDS encoding AI-2E family transporter, with protein MPVRTQIAYWGIASLGFIAVLWVMGDVLLPFVTGAAIAYFLNPVVLRLVRAGVPRVLAVAALMCLALGAVVLAGLLIIPAIIAQLVQLSETAPDLLRQAQAFLTQYFPDLEDTLKSSLATMGDAIRDRGADLAQGVLRGVSGVVSALVFLVITPVVAFYLLLDWPRVMRGADDLLPRQHAPTLRQLGRDVDRAIAGFVRGQVTVCLILAAYYATALGLVGLQFGLAIGVVAGLISFIPYIGAIVGGVLAIGIALWQFWGEPGMIAAVIVIFVVGQVLEGNILVPRIVGNSVRLHPVWLLFAVSAFGSMFGFTGMLIAVPVAAAIGVLVRFGIAQYQGSALYGRD; from the coding sequence ATGCCTGTGCGCACACAAATAGCCTATTGGGGTATTGCCAGTCTTGGCTTTATCGCGGTGCTGTGGGTGATGGGGGATGTGTTGCTGCCCTTCGTGACAGGGGCGGCAATCGCGTATTTCCTGAATCCTGTTGTGCTGCGGCTGGTGCGCGCAGGTGTGCCGCGCGTGCTGGCGGTGGCCGCGCTGATGTGTCTGGCGCTTGGGGCGGTCGTGCTGGCCGGTCTGCTGATTATTCCCGCCATTATTGCCCAGCTTGTGCAGCTCAGCGAAACCGCGCCCGACCTGCTGCGTCAGGCGCAGGCTTTTCTGACACAGTATTTCCCCGATCTGGAAGACACGCTGAAATCGTCACTTGCCACAATGGGCGACGCCATCCGCGACCGTGGCGCAGATCTGGCGCAGGGTGTGTTGCGCGGGGTGTCCGGGGTGGTCAGCGCGCTTGTGTTTCTTGTCATCACGCCGGTCGTTGCGTTTTATCTGTTGCTGGACTGGCCGCGCGTGATGCGTGGTGCGGATGATCTGTTGCCGCGCCAGCATGCCCCCACGCTGCGCCAGCTTGGCCGCGATGTGGACCGTGCCATTGCAGGGTTTGTGCGCGGACAGGTGACAGTGTGCCTGATCCTTGCGGCCTATTACGCGACCGCGCTGGGGCTGGTGGGGCTGCAATTCGGGCTGGCCATCGGGGTGGTGGCGGGGTTGATTTCGTTTATCCCCTATATTGGCGCTATCGTGGGCGGGGTGCTGGCCATCGGGATTGCGCTGTGGCAGTTCTGGGGCGAGCCGGGCATGATTGCCGCTGTTATCGTCATTTTTGTGGTCGGACAGGTGCTGGAAGGCAATATTCTGGTGCCGCGCATTGTGGGCAATTCGGTGCGCCTGCACCCTGTCTGGCTGCTGTTTGCCGTGTCTGCCTTTGGCAGCATGTTCGGGTTTACCGGCATGCTGATTGCCGTGCCGGTCGCGGCCGCAATCGGGGTGTTGGTGCGCTTTGGTATCGCGCAGTATCAGGGCAGCGCATTATACGGGCGGGACTAG
- a CDS encoding DnaA ATPase domain-containing protein, whose amino-acid sequence MTSPPFRAGQINLPLDLPASYSRADFVPAPCNAHALQMITQGGWPAGKLVLTGPEGAGKTHLLHVWAAEHDAALLRAQHLDGADLPALAERGNVALDDAHQIAGQPELEAALFHLHNLLAASGGQVLLGARGPVRDWGLRLPDLASRLQAAAHVGLAAPDDALLAAVLTKLFADRQVSVPDTLIPYLLPRMERSLGGALHIVALLDAAALARKKPISRNLAAEILNGLRDPE is encoded by the coding sequence ATGACATCACCACCGTTTCGCGCGGGCCAGATCAACCTGCCCCTTGACCTGCCAGCGTCCTACAGCCGCGCCGATTTCGTGCCTGCGCCCTGCAACGCCCATGCCCTGCAAATGATCACACAAGGCGGGTGGCCTGCGGGCAAACTGGTGCTGACAGGGCCGGAAGGGGCGGGCAAAACCCATTTGCTGCATGTCTGGGCCGCAGAACATGACGCCGCCTTGTTGCGCGCGCAGCACCTGGACGGGGCCGACCTGCCCGCGCTGGCCGAACGCGGAAATGTGGCACTGGATGATGCCCATCAGATTGCCGGACAGCCGGAACTGGAAGCGGCCCTGTTTCATTTGCACAACCTGCTGGCCGCGTCCGGCGGGCAGGTGTTGCTGGGGGCGCGCGGGCCTGTGCGCGACTGGGGCCTGCGCCTGCCTGATCTGGCGTCGCGGTTGCAGGCGGCGGCGCATGTGGGGCTGGCGGCCCCCGATGATGCATTGCTGGCCGCAGTGCTGACCAAGCTGTTTGCTGACCGGCAGGTCAGTGTTCCCGACACGCTTATCCCCTATCTTTTACCACGGATGGAACGGTCGCTGGGGGGCGCGCTGCATATTGTGGCGCTGCTGGATGCGGCAGCGCTGGCGCGCAAGAAACCCATTTCACGCAATCTGGCCGCCGAAATCCTGAACGGGCTGCGTGATCCCGAATAA
- a CDS encoding META domain-containing protein encodes MIRFLSLCILLLSGLSTAPLFADEPTRPITGEVILLERMALPDDAMLIVDISDASDTSLGALRQPTDGAQSPFAFEIDAPADQSLVLRAGLRMMDDVVWLTEPVAIDPGTDALDLGAIRALRTAPMGFASLLACGTQLVELGFLPEDVRVRFNEQVITMTPTVAASGALFTAPDTPSTSIHMKGDTALLRIDGAELAECVLMRPELDITEGVWNITAIGEKAAVFPSRTELVFYSDGRMSASVGCNRLIGGYRRHGGILSFGRIASTRMTCPDGMMDQERQFMAMMHRVDGYRVSSDGGRLTLLAGGQPVISARR; translated from the coding sequence TTGATCAGATTTCTGTCTTTATGCATTTTGCTGCTGTCCGGCCTGTCCACGGCCCCGCTTTTTGCAGATGAACCCACCCGCCCGATTACGGGTGAAGTGATCCTGCTGGAACGGATGGCCCTGCCCGATGATGCCATGCTGATTGTCGATATCAGCGATGCGTCCGACACCAGCTTGGGCGCGCTGCGCCAGCCCACCGATGGCGCGCAAAGCCCGTTCGCGTTTGAAATAGACGCACCCGCAGACCAGTCGCTGGTCCTGCGCGCGGGTTTGCGCATGATGGATGATGTGGTCTGGCTGACGGAACCCGTGGCCATTGACCCCGGCACCGACGCGCTTGATCTTGGGGCCATCCGCGCCTTGCGCACCGCGCCGATGGGGTTTGCATCGCTTCTGGCTTGTGGCACGCAGCTGGTTGAACTGGGCTTTCTGCCCGAAGATGTGCGGGTGCGCTTCAACGAGCAGGTCATCACAATGACCCCGACTGTGGCTGCGTCCGGCGCGTTGTTCACAGCCCCCGACACACCGTCTACGTCCATTCACATGAAGGGCGACACTGCGCTGCTGCGCATTGACGGTGCCGAACTGGCGGAATGCGTGCTGATGCGGCCAGAGTTGGACATCACCGAAGGGGTCTGGAATATTACCGCAATCGGCGAGAAGGCGGCGGTGTTTCCGTCCCGCACCGAACTGGTGTTCTATTCCGATGGCCGCATGAGTGCGTCTGTCGGGTGCAACAGGTTGATTGGCGGGTATCGGCGGCATGGCGGCATCTTGTCCTTCGGGCGTATTGCCAGCACAAGGATGACCTGCCCCGACGGGATGATGGATCAGGAACGCCAGTTTATGGCCATGATGCACCGTGTGGACGGGTATCGGGTGTCATCGGACGGGGGCAGGCTGACATTGCTGGCAGGGGGGCAGCCGGTTATTTCCGCGCGCCGGTAG
- a CDS encoding RNA degradosome polyphosphate kinase, protein MTQPLPSANFLNAPFPEAKVLDGFDPSGPERFFNREMSWLAFNWRVLEEAMNPRVPLLERVRFLSISSANLDEFYTVRVAGLRQLARAGNSSPSDDGRTPAEQLVLINEDARRLMDKQQEVWVVLRPLLTDAGITILSHQDLTQGDHTAAAQYFLENVFPVLSPLAIDPAHPFPFIPNAGFSLAMELEDKRGRKLNALVPIPGQIDRFLRLPGDSIRMLPLEELILAEMDNLFPGYRLLGSCTFSVLRDSDLEVEEEAEDLVREFEVALKRRRRGEVVRMKISADAPQDLRDMVMEELEVSDAEVVEVRGIMGISTLKELVLDDRPDLLWPGFTPRVPERVQDHHGDMFAAIRQKDMLLHHPYETFDMVVRFLEQAARDPDVLAIRQTLYRTSRNSPIVAALCEAAEAGKSVTALVELKARFDEAANIRQSRRLERAGAHVVYGFVNYKTHAKISAVVRREGDKLVTYTHFGTGNYHPITARIYTDLSLFTCDAALGRDATRVFNYVSGYAEPAALENLAISPISLKPRMLQLIAAEAEHARAGRPAQIWCKMNSIIDPDVIDALYDASRAGVEISLIVRGICGLRPGIKGLSDNIRVKSVVGRFLEHSRIVCFGNGAGLPSDQARVFISSADWMGRNLVRRVETLVEIMNPTVKAQIVRQIMAANLADEAQSWVLQPDGPALRVLPGKGEERRLFNCHRFFMENPSLSGRGSAGAEDVPELTHEDD, encoded by the coding sequence ATGACCCAGCCCCTGCCATCCGCCAATTTCCTGAACGCCCCCTTCCCCGAAGCCAAGGTGCTGGACGGGTTTGACCCCAGCGGGCCAGAGCGTTTTTTCAATCGCGAAATGTCCTGGCTGGCCTTTAACTGGCGGGTGCTGGAAGAAGCGATGAACCCGCGCGTGCCCTTGCTGGAACGTGTGCGGTTTTTGTCCATATCATCGGCCAATCTGGATGAATTCTATACTGTGCGGGTGGCGGGTTTGCGGCAACTGGCGCGGGCGGGCAACAGCAGCCCGTCCGATGATGGCCGCACCCCTGCGGAACAGCTTGTGCTGATCAACGAAGATGCCCGCCGCCTTATGGACAAGCAACAGGAAGTCTGGGTGGTTTTACGCCCCCTTCTGACGGATGCAGGCATCACCATCCTGTCGCACCAAGACCTGACGCAGGGCGACCACACAGCCGCCGCGCAATACTTCCTAGAAAATGTCTTTCCCGTGCTGTCGCCATTGGCGATTGACCCCGCGCACCCGTTTCCGTTCATTCCCAATGCCGGGTTTTCACTGGCCATGGAGTTGGAAGACAAGCGCGGGCGCAAGCTGAACGCATTGGTGCCCATTCCCGGCCAGATCGACCGTTTTCTGCGCCTGCCCGGTGACAGCATCCGCATGTTGCCGCTGGAAGAACTGATTCTTGCGGAAATGGACAACCTGTTTCCCGGCTACCGGTTGCTGGGGTCGTGCACGTTTTCCGTGCTGCGCGACAGCGATCTGGAGGTCGAGGAAGAAGCCGAAGATCTGGTGCGCGAATTCGAAGTGGCCCTGAAACGCCGCCGCAGGGGCGAAGTCGTGCGTATGAAGATTTCCGCAGACGCGCCGCAGGATTTGCGCGACATGGTCATGGAAGAACTGGAAGTATCCGACGCGGAAGTGGTCGAAGTGCGCGGCATCATGGGCATTTCCACACTGAAGGAACTGGTGCTGGATGACCGCCCCGACCTGCTGTGGCCGGGCTTCACCCCGCGCGTGCCCGAACGTGTGCAGGACCACCATGGCGACATGTTCGCGGCCATCCGGCAAAAAGACATGCTGCTGCACCACCCCTATGAGACATTTGACATGGTGGTGCGGTTTCTGGAACAGGCCGCGCGCGACCCTGATGTGCTGGCCATCCGGCAGACCCTGTATCGCACATCGCGCAACAGCCCCATTGTGGCCGCACTGTGCGAAGCGGCCGAGGCGGGCAAATCCGTCACAGCACTGGTCGAATTGAAAGCGCGCTTTGACGAAGCCGCGAATATCCGCCAGTCGCGCAGGCTGGAACGTGCGGGCGCGCATGTGGTTTACGGGTTCGTAAACTACAAGACACACGCGAAAATCAGTGCTGTGGTGCGCCGCGAAGGGGACAAACTGGTCACCTATACCCATTTCGGAACCGGCAATTACCACCCCATCACGGCGCGGATCTACACTGACCTGTCGCTGTTCACCTGTGACGCGGCACTTGGGCGCGATGCGACGCGCGTGTTCAACTATGTGTCGGGATATGCGGAACCGGCAGCGCTGGAAAATCTGGCCATTTCGCCCATTAGCCTGAAGCCGCGCATGTTGCAGCTTATCGCAGCCGAGGCAGAACACGCCCGCGCAGGCAGGCCCGCGCAAATCTGGTGCAAGATGAATTCCATCATCGACCCCGATGTAATTGATGCGCTGTATGATGCCAGCCGCGCCGGTGTGGAAATCAGCCTGATCGTGCGCGGAATTTGCGGGCTGCGTCCGGGCATCAAGGGGCTGTCCGACAATATTCGCGTCAAGTCGGTCGTGGGCCGGTTTCTGGAACATTCGCGCATTGTGTGTTTCGGCAACGGCGCGGGCCTGCCATCCGATCAGGCGCGCGTGTTCATCAGTTCTGCCGACTGGATGGGGCGCAATCTGGTGCGGCGGGTGGAAACGCTGGTGGAAATCATGAACCCCACGGTCAAGGCGCAGATCGTGCGGCAGATCATGGCCGCCAATCTGGCGGATGAAGCGCAAAGCTGGGTTTTGCAACCCGATGGCCCCGCGCTGCGCGTTCTGCCCGGCAAGGGCGAAGAACGCCGCCTGTTCAACTGCCACCGGTTTTTCATGGAAAACCCGTCCCTGTCGGGGCGCGGGTCAGCGGGTGCCGAAGATGTGCCCGAACTGACACATGAAGATGACTGA
- the dapD gene encoding 2,3,4,5-tetrahydropyridine-2,6-dicarboxylate N-succinyltransferase — protein MTDTAALETAIESAWDARDSITPATTGQTRDAIEATLDALDNGTLRVAERRDNGDWHVNQWAKKAVLLGFRIKDMEPHEGGPQGGGWWDKVDSKFKGWGANRWKAAGFRAVPNCVVRKSAYIAPGVVLMPSFVNLGAYVDSGTMVDTWATVGSCAQIGKNVHLSGGVGIGGVLEPMQAGPTIIEDNCFIGARSEVVEGCIIREGSVLGMGVYIGKSTKIVDRETGEVTYGEVPPYSVVVSGTMPSKGGVNLYCAVIVKRVDAQTRSKTGINELLRD, from the coding sequence ATGACCGACACCGCCGCGCTTGAAACCGCAATCGAATCCGCTTGGGATGCCCGCGACAGCATCACCCCCGCCACCACCGGCCAGACGCGCGACGCCATTGAGGCCACGCTGGACGCGCTGGACAACGGCACCCTGCGCGTGGCCGAACGGCGCGACAATGGCGACTGGCATGTGAACCAATGGGCCAAGAAGGCCGTGCTGCTGGGGTTCCGCATCAAGGATATGGAACCCCATGAAGGTGGCCCGCAGGGCGGTGGCTGGTGGGACAAGGTGGACAGCAAGTTCAAGGGCTGGGGTGCGAACCGCTGGAAAGCCGCAGGCTTTCGCGCGGTGCCCAACTGCGTGGTGCGCAAATCCGCCTATATCGCGCCCGGCGTGGTGCTGATGCCGTCCTTTGTGAACCTTGGCGCCTATGTCGACAGCGGCACCATGGTGGACACATGGGCCACAGTGGGCAGCTGTGCGCAGATCGGCAAGAATGTGCACCTGTCAGGCGGTGTGGGTATTGGCGGCGTGCTGGAACCCATGCAGGCCGGTCCCACCATCATTGAAGATAACTGCTTTATCGGCGCACGCTCCGAAGTGGTCGAGGGGTGCATCATCCGCGAAGGGTCCGTTCTGGGGATGGGTGTCTATATCGGCAAATCCACCAAGATCGTGGACCGTGAAACCGGCGAAGTGACTTACGGCGAAGTGCCGCCCTATTCGGTGGTCGTGTCGGGCACGATGCCGTCCAAGGGTGGTGTGAACCTGTATTGTGCAGTTATCGTCAAGCGCGTCGATGCGCAGACACGTTCCAAGACCGGAATCAACGAATTGCTGCGCGACTGA